A portion of the Adhaeribacter radiodurans genome contains these proteins:
- a CDS encoding porin family protein, translating to MFKKFTHFTWVSLLVLVLSNTAYAQKNYVKGYIILPSQDTLSGLIDDQNWERNPDFIYFKKNIESEKQRFGISQIMGFGAETGNSYRRSVVQVDATPTRVEELLLIAKPKIRTDTVFLQELVKGNVNLYHLSDANHKTHFFIQIKNNAIKELIQRNYLVTKNRQQFLGTYNQYKDQLQYTYLTECASLVPLIKNTTYTKFALTTLIEKYNTCLNPVSEAEFKTALDKHELKFNIVAGANSTRYTFKGERNKYLTDTKFDWQSNPMVGLAFQVLLPQNRQKWSIYNEVTWKKNYTKSKYRLKDGFTDESGTVTIKADYIGLSSLVRYSWMNPNYQPFLNAGITFNRLLNLDTRVQTVAKHSTYNEVKDAPLITDPRNFEVGVVAGAGIKVKKVTAELRLEKGSGFLIYQKLSVDKNMLLFLLSYQIK from the coding sequence ATGTTTAAAAAATTTACTCATTTCACTTGGGTAAGCCTCTTGGTATTGGTTTTATCAAACACTGCCTACGCTCAAAAAAATTATGTGAAAGGCTATATAATTCTGCCTTCTCAAGATACTCTTTCGGGATTGATTGATGATCAAAATTGGGAACGCAATCCTGATTTTATTTATTTTAAGAAAAATATAGAAAGCGAGAAGCAGCGGTTCGGAATTAGCCAAATTATGGGATTTGGTGCTGAAACAGGCAATTCATATCGTAGAAGTGTTGTACAGGTAGATGCTACTCCCACCCGAGTGGAAGAACTATTGCTTATAGCTAAACCTAAGATAAGAACGGACACTGTATTTCTGCAGGAACTGGTAAAAGGCAACGTTAACTTATACCACTTAAGCGATGCCAATCATAAAACTCACTTCTTCATTCAGATTAAAAATAATGCTATTAAAGAGTTAATTCAACGAAATTATTTGGTTACTAAAAATCGACAACAATTTTTAGGCACCTATAATCAATATAAAGATCAGTTGCAGTATACCTATCTTACTGAATGTGCGTCGCTTGTACCTTTAATTAAGAATACCACCTATACAAAATTTGCTTTAACAACCTTGATTGAAAAATATAACACTTGCTTAAATCCGGTAAGTGAAGCTGAATTTAAAACTGCTCTGGATAAGCATGAGCTAAAATTTAATATTGTAGCCGGAGCCAATAGTACCCGATACACCTTCAAAGGAGAAAGAAACAAGTATTTAACGGATACTAAGTTTGATTGGCAATCTAACCCGATGGTTGGATTAGCTTTTCAGGTTTTATTGCCTCAAAACCGCCAAAAGTGGTCGATTTATAATGAAGTAACCTGGAAGAAAAACTACACGAAGAGCAAATACCGATTAAAAGACGGTTTTACGGACGAGAGTGGTACTGTTACAATTAAGGCGGATTATATAGGTTTAAGTTCGCTGGTGCGCTATTCCTGGATGAACCCAAACTACCAGCCTTTTCTAAATGCAGGCATTACCTTCAACAGATTGTTAAATCTAGATACTCGAGTACAAACAGTAGCAAAACATAGTACTTACAACGAAGTTAAAGATGCACCACTTATAACAGACCCCCGCAACTTTGAGGTAGGGGTAGTAGCAGGTGCCGGTATTAAAGTTAAAAAAGTTACGGCTGAACTTAGGCTGGAAAAAGGTAGTGGATTTTTAATTTACCAGAAATTATCCGTTGATAAAAATATGCTCCTGTTTTTGCTAAGCTATCAAATAAAGTAA
- a CDS encoding outer membrane beta-barrel protein — translation MQRIFTFIIWVSFLLLFIPFKSFSQKNFTQAYLILPSQDSVQGLIDDQNWGKNPKVISFKKDESSVVQKYKPSDILGFGLRLGEQYSSQIVLVDKSPTDLASLLEVSEQTSNFIVQDTVFLTQLVKGYTNLYYLKDENAKVHFYAQKLNNPITELIQAKSITNVKGKYLVVTSDTYKSQLINLLADCLALHSEINKVNFRQNDLIHLIEKYNNLKSGVTNQITPIKSEANILFGLVAGVSQTNLTFSGQYTNSKLVDNKFETTVNYILGLHLDFIMDRNRRKWSMHNELAWKPYKTQASYEFTKSADNYEKGIYKLGFGYVGVANLLRYTWPLAHLKPFINAGIAQNIALTSVNSHNKTTHFYAPDQESTTAVLADYRKYEQALVVGAGVTSNRISGEIRLEKGNGMSAYTALKSSKQMIQVLLSYRLN, via the coding sequence ATGCAACGCATATTTACTTTTATTATATGGGTAAGCTTCTTGCTTTTGTTTATTCCCTTTAAATCCTTTAGTCAAAAAAACTTTACTCAAGCTTACTTGATTTTACCTTCTCAGGATTCGGTGCAAGGTTTGATTGATGATCAAAATTGGGGCAAAAACCCGAAAGTGATCTCTTTTAAGAAAGACGAAAGCTCCGTTGTTCAAAAATACAAACCAAGTGATATTCTAGGATTTGGTTTACGTTTGGGTGAACAGTACAGCAGCCAAATTGTATTGGTTGATAAATCTCCGACTGATCTTGCTTCTCTCCTTGAGGTTTCTGAACAAACCAGCAACTTTATAGTCCAGGATACGGTTTTCCTTACTCAATTAGTGAAGGGTTACACCAACTTATATTATTTAAAAGATGAAAATGCCAAAGTGCATTTTTATGCGCAAAAACTTAATAATCCTATTACCGAGCTAATACAGGCAAAATCTATTACTAATGTAAAAGGCAAGTATCTAGTAGTTACTTCTGACACCTATAAGAGCCAACTAATTAATTTATTAGCTGACTGTTTAGCCTTACATTCCGAAATCAATAAAGTAAATTTCCGGCAAAACGATCTTATTCATCTCATAGAAAAGTATAATAATTTAAAATCAGGTGTTACCAACCAAATAACGCCAATTAAATCTGAAGCAAATATTTTGTTTGGTTTGGTGGCGGGAGTTAGCCAGACTAATCTAACTTTTTCTGGGCAATACACCAATTCCAAATTAGTAGATAATAAGTTTGAAACAACAGTAAACTATATTTTGGGATTACATCTGGATTTTATAATGGATCGTAACCGAAGAAAATGGTCAATGCACAACGAATTAGCCTGGAAACCTTATAAAACCCAAGCATCTTACGAATTTACTAAATCGGCGGATAATTATGAAAAAGGCATCTATAAATTGGGTTTTGGTTACGTGGGAGTAGCTAATCTGCTCCGTTATACCTGGCCCTTAGCCCATTTAAAACCATTCATTAACGCTGGCATTGCTCAAAATATAGCTTTAACAAGCGTAAATAGCCATAATAAAACTACGCACTTTTACGCTCCAGATCAGGAAAGTACAACCGCAGTTTTAGCCGACTATAGAAAGTATGAGCAAGCGCTGGTAGTTGGTGCGGGAGTTACATCTAACCGGATTAGCGGTGAAATACGCCTGGAAAAAGGTAATGGAATGTCGGCTTATACAGCCCTAAAATCATCCAAACAAATGATACAAGTTTTACTTTCTTACCGATTAAATTAA